The Impatiens glandulifera chromosome 8, dImpGla2.1, whole genome shotgun sequence genome includes a window with the following:
- the LOC124913103 gene encoding protein MNN4-like codes for MEDKKKKKKKRKKEKKEVKDDKMKTDKGEVMEKKDEVKVEYEEKKKEYEENVGKKEDEEYVEKKKEDEENVEMKKEDEENVEMKKEDEENVEMMKEDEEDVEKMEDEKMVEMKKEDKEDVEKMEDVEKMEDEEKVEKKKKDEGSVEKKKEDEEDVEKMEDEEKVEEKKEDEENMEKNKEDEEDVENMEYEENVEKNKEDELILVKLCDERLRIRRKGRM; via the exons ATGGaggataagaagaagaagaagaagaagaggaagaaggagaagaaggaggTGAAGGATGAC AAGATGAAGACGGATAAAGGTGAGGTTATGGAGAAGAAGGATGAGGTGAAGGTGGAGTatgaggagaagaagaaggaatatgAGGAGAATGTGGGGAAGAAGGAGGATGAAGAATatgtggagaagaagaaggaagatgAGGAGAATGTGGAGATGAAGAAGGAGGATGAGGAGAATGTGGAGATGAAGAAGGAGGATGAGGAGAATGTGGAGATGATGAAGGAGGATGAGGAGGATGTGGAGAAGATGGAGGATGAGAAGATGGTGGAAATGAAGAAGGAGGATAAGGAGGATGTGGAAAAGATGGAGGATGTGGAAAAGATGGAGGATGAGGAGaaggtggagaagaagaagaaagatgaggGGAgtgtggagaagaagaaggaggatgAGGAGGATGTGGAGAAGATGGAGGAtgaggagaaggtggaggagaagaaggaaGATGAGGAGAATATggagaagaataaggaggaTGAGGAGGATGTGGAGAATATGGAATATGAGGAGAATGtggagaagaataaggaagaTGAATTGATCTTAGTGAAATTGTGCGATGAGAGATTGAGAATAAGAAGAAAAGGAAGGATGTAG